One Oceanicoccus sagamiensis genomic region harbors:
- a CDS encoding SRPBCC family protein, translating into MLYLKASACIEAPVDQVWAVLADLERISEWSEAVVSASCPGPLSRGVAAERECVLSNDLCIKERIVAWEEGRYLRYEGFNIPLMARASNCWSVAGHGDKTLLTTESEMVLKGGWPAGCWSHCCIGPPGGWRGKRWRGLSIWLNRGGLIGGVFPSCLRCLGFVSVGGDIVLTHWPVKKAPFDSALHYCLLAFIAMAGLAYINFLPGVVNALAGEIGFSEAEAGQIVAFNGYGGLVGSTVAIFLVRRVHWQTALFVLLAALTFIDISTVGMSAVRMDTVGMDGFSAMLAWRFLAGTVGGLCVGIAFSVLARLNNPERAFGLLLLVQFAIGSLVIYSLPALEARLGAYAVFYMMASFALLACAFLLFIPALPAGGESTQAFLALSGQLANKGLLLLAILCYPCAASAIWAYVGLIGLGAGFSAEAVSSSIALTGMLGLIGAMLPVIIGNRFGRLFWLVGGIALSIIAALMLSISPLTQALYIASMALLFFSWPAVQSYLLAVTAEMDASGQLSTMAAVAASLGLASGPLLASGLLDQGDFSVMLYASGWIFLLSFFLLVRPVQAYEKG; encoded by the coding sequence ATGTTATATCTCAAAGCCAGTGCCTGTATTGAGGCCCCGGTCGATCAAGTCTGGGCGGTGTTAGCCGATTTGGAACGGATTTCTGAATGGTCGGAGGCGGTGGTTTCGGCTTCTTGCCCGGGGCCGCTTAGCCGCGGGGTGGCGGCGGAGCGGGAATGTGTGTTGAGTAATGATTTGTGTATTAAGGAGCGTATTGTTGCGTGGGAGGAAGGCCGCTATTTGCGGTATGAGGGGTTTAATATTCCGCTGATGGCCCGGGCCAGTAACTGTTGGTCGGTGGCAGGCCATGGGGATAAAACGTTGTTAACTACAGAATCCGAGATGGTGTTAAAGGGGGGATGGCCGGCCGGTTGCTGGAGCCATTGCTGTATTGGGCCGCCCGGCGGATGGCGGGGCAAACGCTGGCGGGGTTTAAGTATTTGGTTGAACAGGGGCGGCCTTATCGGGGGAGTTTTTCCAAGCTGCCTGCGGTGCCTGGGGTTTGTTAGTGTGGGTGGAGATATTGTATTGACACATTGGCCCGTAAAAAAAGCGCCCTTCGATAGTGCCCTTCATTATTGTTTGCTGGCGTTTATCGCTATGGCTGGCCTGGCTTATATTAATTTTCTGCCGGGTGTTGTTAATGCGCTGGCGGGGGAGATTGGTTTTAGTGAGGCCGAGGCCGGGCAGATTGTTGCCTTTAATGGCTATGGCGGCCTGGTGGGGAGTACGGTGGCTATTTTTTTAGTGCGCCGGGTGCATTGGCAAACGGCGCTGTTTGTCTTGTTAGCGGCGCTGACTTTTATTGATATCAGTACTGTAGGGATGAGTGCTGTAAGGATGGATACTGTAGGCATGGATGGATTCAGTGCCATGCTGGCCTGGCGTTTTTTAGCGGGCACTGTAGGTGGGCTGTGTGTGGGTATCGCTTTTTCTGTGCTTGCCCGGTTAAATAATCCCGAGCGGGCTTTTGGGCTGTTGTTATTGGTGCAGTTTGCGATTGGCTCGCTGGTTATTTATAGCTTGCCAGCACTGGAAGCTCGGCTGGGCGCCTATGCCGTTTTTTATATGATGGCCAGCTTTGCGCTATTGGCTTGTGCTTTTCTGTTGTTTATTCCTGCCCTTCCTGCGGGCGGCGAATCCACCCAAGCGTTTTTAGCTTTGTCCGGGCAGTTGGCTAATAAGGGCTTATTGTTGTTGGCCATTCTCTGCTACCCCTGCGCTGCCAGTGCGATTTGGGCCTATGTGGGGCTTATCGGTTTGGGGGCGGGGTTTTCTGCCGAAGCTGTTAGTAGCTCTATCGCCTTAACGGGGATGCTGGGGCTTATCGGTGCCATGCTGCCGGTGATTATCGGCAATCGTTTTGGGCGTTTGTTTTGGCTGGTCGGCGGTATCGCCTTGTCGATAATTGCGGCGTTAATGCTCAGTATCTCACCGCTTACGCAGGCCCTGTATATAGCGTCAATGGCGCTGCTGTTTTTTTCCTGGCCGGCGGTGCAATCGTATTTGTTAGCGGTAACGGCGGAGATGGACGCTAGCGGGCAGTTGTCTACTATGGCGGCGGTGGCGGCGTCTCTCGGCTTGGCATCAGGGCCGCTGCTTGCTTCGGGCTTGCTGGACCAGGGGGATTTTT